The following are encoded in a window of Drosophila simulans strain w501 chromosome 3L, Prin_Dsim_3.1, whole genome shotgun sequence genomic DNA:
- the LOC6736770 gene encoding formin-binding protein 1-like isoform X7, whose translation MLALLASGLSRSSSNNKLAESENSAQNSNNMSWGTELWDQNENLAIHTNRGIDALDKFANFLRDRVAIETEYAGKLRRLVKNYQPKKKEEEDNEFTSVQAFRNLLKEVGDLAGQREVVSESLQLQIIAGVTLLSKTLREDRKKCLSDGATLQQNLTTQLSSLDRAKRNYEKAYRDSEKAVDSYKRADMDLNLSRAEVERYKNVMTSKIQQSDDAKNEYANQLQKTNNLQQQHYSMLLPSVLNRLQELDEKRTRGFREFIVGAADVESSVAPIIARCMEGIVKAGESINEKEDTFKVIERYQSGFTPPRDIPFEDLSKCDPDSVQESHYSNSTSNHLTIRGTMSANKLKKRVGIFNIFGSNKQRQIIEACITMKNSLTADGQKEDFSDLPPNQRRKKLQAKIAELTQNIAQETKARDGLMKMKIVYEANSSLGNPMTVEGQLNESEHKLEKLKVDLKKYQGFLEKASQVPTATSSPQASRNQLQNGHRTSRHSNGSADDHHDDGDDQPDDAGSLSSSSASPESGLGTSHTSLPGSGQGSANENAIGEDTYYETEVETLNPVGKCRALYPFEASSEGSIPMSEGEELQVIEIDQGDGWTRVRRENNSNGWDEGFVPTSYIECTLYA comes from the exons GATCAAAACGAGAATCTGGCGATACACACAAACAGAGGCATCGATGCTCTGGACAAGTTTGCCAACTTCTTACGCGATCGAGTGGCCATAGAAACGGAATATGCCGGCAAATTAAG GCGCCTAGTGAAAAACTACCAGCCCaaaaagaaggaggaggaagaCAATGA ATTCACATCGGTGCAAGCGTTCCGCAATCTGCTCAAGGAGGTGGGCGATCTGGCGGGACAGCGCGAGGTGGTGTCCGAGTCCCTGCAGCTGCAGATCATCGCGGGAGTGACGCTTCTGTCCAAGACGTTGCGCGAGGACCGCAAG AAATGCCTTAGCGATGGTGCCACCCTGCAGCAGAACCTCACCACACAGCTCTCCTCGCTGGACCGGGCCAAGCGGAACTACGAGAAGGCCTACCGCGACTCGGAGAAGGCGGTGGACAGCTATAAGCGGGCGGACATGGACCTCAATCTCAGCCGGGCCGAGGTGGAGCGATACAAGAACGTAATGACGTCCAAAATCCAGCAGTCGGACGATGCGAAGAACGAGTACGCCAACCAGCTGCAGAAGACGAAcaatctgcagcagcaacactacAGCATGCTGCTGCCCTCGGTCCTCAATCGGCTGCAGGAGCTGGACGAGAAGCGCACCCGTGGCTTCAGGGAGTTCATTGTGGGAGCGGCGGATGTGGAGTCATCGGTGGCGCCAATCATTGCCCGCTGCATGGAGGGCATCGTGAAGGCCGGCGAGTCCATAAATGAAAAGGAGGATACCTTCAAAGTCATAGAAAG ATATCAATCTGGTTTCACGCCACCAAGGGACATACCCTTCGAGGATCTGTCCAAGTGCGATCCGGATTCCGTGCAGGAGTCGCACTACAGCAACTCGACATCGAACCACCTGACCATTAGGGGCACGATGAGTGCCAACAAGCTGAAGAAACGCGTGGGCATTTTTAACATATTCGGCAGCAATAAG CAACGGCAGATAATTGAAGCCTGTATCACCATGAAG AACTCCCTGACTGCGGATGGACAAAAGGAGGACTTCAGCGATCTGCCAccgaaccaacgaagaaagAAACTGCAGGCGAAGATCGCCGAACTGACACAGAACATCGCCCAGGAAACAAAAGCACGGGATGGCctgatgaagatgaagatcgTCTATGAGGCGAACTCTTCGCTGGGCAACCCCATGACCGTCGAGGGACAACTGAACGAGTCGGAACACAAGTTGGAGAAGCTGAAAGTGGATCTAAAGAAGTACCAGGGCTTCTTGGAGAAGGCCAGTCAAGTGCCGACGGCCACCAGTAGTCCGCAGGCGAGTCGAAATCAATTGCAAAACGGTCACCGAACCTCTAG ACATTCCAATGGCAGTGCCGATGACCATCATGATGATGGCGACGACCAGCCCGATGACGCTGGCAGCTTAAGCAG CAGTTCGGCAAGTCCCGAGAGTGGCCTTGGCACTTCACACACATCCCTGCCAGGATCGGGACAGGGCAGCGCCAACGAAAACGCGATTGGCGAGGATACCTACTACGAAACGGAAGTGGAGACCCTTAATCCGGTGGGAAAATGTCGAGCCCTGTATCCATTTGAAG CCTCCAGCGAGGGAAGCATACCCATGAGTGAGGGCGAGGAGCTGCAAGTGATCGAGATCGACCAAGGCGATGGATGGACGCGGGTGCGGCGGGAGAACAACTCCAATGGCTGGGACGAGGGCTTCGTGCCCACGAGTTACATCGAGTGCACGCTCTATGCTTAG
- the LOC6736770 gene encoding formin-binding protein 1-like isoform X9: protein MLALLASGLSRSSSNNKLAESENSAQNSNNMSWGTELWDQNENLAIHTNRGIDALDKFANFLRDRVAIETEYAGKLRRLVKNYQPKKKEEEDNEFTSVQAFRNLLKEVGDLAGQREVVSESLQLQIIAGVTLLSKTLREDRKKCLSDGATLQQNLTTQLSSLDRAKRNYEKAYRDSEKAVDSYKRADMDLNLSRAEVERYKNVMTSKIQQSDDAKNEYANQLQKTNNLQQQHYSMLLPSVLNRLQELDEKRTRGFREFIVGAADVESSVAPIIARCMEGIVKAGESINEKEDTFKVIERYQSGFTPPRDIPFEDLSKCDPDSVQESHYSNSTSNHLTIRGTMSANKLKKRVGIFNIFGSNKEDFSDLPPNQRRKKLQAKIAELTQNIAQETKARDGLMKMKIVYEANSSLGNPMTVEGQLNESEHKLEKLKVDLKKYQGFLEKASQVPTATSSPQASRNQLQNGHRTSRHSNGSADDHHDDGDDQPDDAGSLSRSDSEDNVAQIQNGHNNNNNGSSASPESGLGTSHTSLPGSGQGSANENAIGEDTYYETEVETLNPVGKCRALYPFEASSEGSIPMSEGEELQVIEIDQGDGWTRVRRENNSNGWDEGFVPTSYIECTLYA from the exons GATCAAAACGAGAATCTGGCGATACACACAAACAGAGGCATCGATGCTCTGGACAAGTTTGCCAACTTCTTACGCGATCGAGTGGCCATAGAAACGGAATATGCCGGCAAATTAAG GCGCCTAGTGAAAAACTACCAGCCCaaaaagaaggaggaggaagaCAATGA ATTCACATCGGTGCAAGCGTTCCGCAATCTGCTCAAGGAGGTGGGCGATCTGGCGGGACAGCGCGAGGTGGTGTCCGAGTCCCTGCAGCTGCAGATCATCGCGGGAGTGACGCTTCTGTCCAAGACGTTGCGCGAGGACCGCAAG AAATGCCTTAGCGATGGTGCCACCCTGCAGCAGAACCTCACCACACAGCTCTCCTCGCTGGACCGGGCCAAGCGGAACTACGAGAAGGCCTACCGCGACTCGGAGAAGGCGGTGGACAGCTATAAGCGGGCGGACATGGACCTCAATCTCAGCCGGGCCGAGGTGGAGCGATACAAGAACGTAATGACGTCCAAAATCCAGCAGTCGGACGATGCGAAGAACGAGTACGCCAACCAGCTGCAGAAGACGAAcaatctgcagcagcaacactacAGCATGCTGCTGCCCTCGGTCCTCAATCGGCTGCAGGAGCTGGACGAGAAGCGCACCCGTGGCTTCAGGGAGTTCATTGTGGGAGCGGCGGATGTGGAGTCATCGGTGGCGCCAATCATTGCCCGCTGCATGGAGGGCATCGTGAAGGCCGGCGAGTCCATAAATGAAAAGGAGGATACCTTCAAAGTCATAGAAAG ATATCAATCTGGTTTCACGCCACCAAGGGACATACCCTTCGAGGATCTGTCCAAGTGCGATCCGGATTCCGTGCAGGAGTCGCACTACAGCAACTCGACATCGAACCACCTGACCATTAGGGGCACGATGAGTGCCAACAAGCTGAAGAAACGCGTGGGCATTTTTAACATATTCGGCAGCAATAAG GAGGACTTCAGCGATCTGCCAccgaaccaacgaagaaagAAACTGCAGGCGAAGATCGCCGAACTGACACAGAACATCGCCCAGGAAACAAAAGCACGGGATGGCctgatgaagatgaagatcgTCTATGAGGCGAACTCTTCGCTGGGCAACCCCATGACCGTCGAGGGACAACTGAACGAGTCGGAACACAAGTTGGAGAAGCTGAAAGTGGATCTAAAGAAGTACCAGGGCTTCTTGGAGAAGGCCAGTCAAGTGCCGACGGCCACCAGTAGTCCGCAGGCGAGTCGAAATCAATTGCAAAACGGTCACCGAACCTCTAG ACATTCCAATGGCAGTGCCGATGACCATCATGATGATGGCGACGACCAGCCCGATGACGCTGGCAGCTTAAGCAGGTCAGATTCTGAGGATAATGTGGCGCAAATACAAAATGggcataataataacaataacgg CAGTTCGGCAAGTCCCGAGAGTGGCCTTGGCACTTCACACACATCCCTGCCAGGATCGGGACAGGGCAGCGCCAACGAAAACGCGATTGGCGAGGATACCTACTACGAAACGGAAGTGGAGACCCTTAATCCGGTGGGAAAATGTCGAGCCCTGTATCCATTTGAAG CCTCCAGCGAGGGAAGCATACCCATGAGTGAGGGCGAGGAGCTGCAAGTGATCGAGATCGACCAAGGCGATGGATGGACGCGGGTGCGGCGGGAGAACAACTCCAATGGCTGGGACGAGGGCTTCGTGCCCACGAGTTACATCGAGTGCACGCTCTATGCTTAG
- the LOC6736770 gene encoding formin-binding protein 1-like isoform X3 yields MNCLLGYLNAAQRSLSESGVATILDPRDSHVEFWDQNENLAIHTNRGIDALDKFANFLRDRVAIETEYAGKLRRLVKNYQPKKKEEEDNEFTSVQAFRNLLKEVGDLAGQREVVSESLQLQIIAGVTLLSKTLREDRKKCLSDGATLQQNLTTQLSSLDRAKRNYEKAYRDSEKAVDSYKRADMDLNLSRAEVERYKNVMTSKIQQSDDAKNEYANQLQKTNNLQQQHYSMLLPSVLNRLQELDEKRTRGFREFIVGAADVESSVAPIIARCMEGIVKAGESINEKEDTFKVIERYQSGFTPPRDIPFEDLSKCDPDSVQESHYSNSTSNHLTIRGTMSANKLKKRVGIFNIFGSNKQRQIIEACITMKNSLTADGQKEDFSDLPPNQRRKKLQAKIAELTQNIAQETKARDGLMKMKIVYEANSSLGNPMTVEGQLNESEHKLEKLKVDLKKYQGFLEKASQVPTATSSPQASRNQLQNGHRTSRHSNGSADDHHDDGDDQPDDAGSLSRSDSEDNVAQIQNGHNNNNNGSSASPESGLGTSHTSLPGSGQGSANENAIGEDTYYETEVETLNPVGKCRALYPFEASSEGSIPMSEGEELQVIEIDQGDGWTRVRRENNSNGWDEGFVPTSYIECTLYA; encoded by the exons GATCAAAACGAGAATCTGGCGATACACACAAACAGAGGCATCGATGCTCTGGACAAGTTTGCCAACTTCTTACGCGATCGAGTGGCCATAGAAACGGAATATGCCGGCAAATTAAG GCGCCTAGTGAAAAACTACCAGCCCaaaaagaaggaggaggaagaCAATGA ATTCACATCGGTGCAAGCGTTCCGCAATCTGCTCAAGGAGGTGGGCGATCTGGCGGGACAGCGCGAGGTGGTGTCCGAGTCCCTGCAGCTGCAGATCATCGCGGGAGTGACGCTTCTGTCCAAGACGTTGCGCGAGGACCGCAAG AAATGCCTTAGCGATGGTGCCACCCTGCAGCAGAACCTCACCACACAGCTCTCCTCGCTGGACCGGGCCAAGCGGAACTACGAGAAGGCCTACCGCGACTCGGAGAAGGCGGTGGACAGCTATAAGCGGGCGGACATGGACCTCAATCTCAGCCGGGCCGAGGTGGAGCGATACAAGAACGTAATGACGTCCAAAATCCAGCAGTCGGACGATGCGAAGAACGAGTACGCCAACCAGCTGCAGAAGACGAAcaatctgcagcagcaacactacAGCATGCTGCTGCCCTCGGTCCTCAATCGGCTGCAGGAGCTGGACGAGAAGCGCACCCGTGGCTTCAGGGAGTTCATTGTGGGAGCGGCGGATGTGGAGTCATCGGTGGCGCCAATCATTGCCCGCTGCATGGAGGGCATCGTGAAGGCCGGCGAGTCCATAAATGAAAAGGAGGATACCTTCAAAGTCATAGAAAG ATATCAATCTGGTTTCACGCCACCAAGGGACATACCCTTCGAGGATCTGTCCAAGTGCGATCCGGATTCCGTGCAGGAGTCGCACTACAGCAACTCGACATCGAACCACCTGACCATTAGGGGCACGATGAGTGCCAACAAGCTGAAGAAACGCGTGGGCATTTTTAACATATTCGGCAGCAATAAG CAACGGCAGATAATTGAAGCCTGTATCACCATGAAG AACTCCCTGACTGCGGATGGACAAAAGGAGGACTTCAGCGATCTGCCAccgaaccaacgaagaaagAAACTGCAGGCGAAGATCGCCGAACTGACACAGAACATCGCCCAGGAAACAAAAGCACGGGATGGCctgatgaagatgaagatcgTCTATGAGGCGAACTCTTCGCTGGGCAACCCCATGACCGTCGAGGGACAACTGAACGAGTCGGAACACAAGTTGGAGAAGCTGAAAGTGGATCTAAAGAAGTACCAGGGCTTCTTGGAGAAGGCCAGTCAAGTGCCGACGGCCACCAGTAGTCCGCAGGCGAGTCGAAATCAATTGCAAAACGGTCACCGAACCTCTAG ACATTCCAATGGCAGTGCCGATGACCATCATGATGATGGCGACGACCAGCCCGATGACGCTGGCAGCTTAAGCAGGTCAGATTCTGAGGATAATGTGGCGCAAATACAAAATGggcataataataacaataacgg CAGTTCGGCAAGTCCCGAGAGTGGCCTTGGCACTTCACACACATCCCTGCCAGGATCGGGACAGGGCAGCGCCAACGAAAACGCGATTGGCGAGGATACCTACTACGAAACGGAAGTGGAGACCCTTAATCCGGTGGGAAAATGTCGAGCCCTGTATCCATTTGAAG CCTCCAGCGAGGGAAGCATACCCATGAGTGAGGGCGAGGAGCTGCAAGTGATCGAGATCGACCAAGGCGATGGATGGACGCGGGTGCGGCGGGAGAACAACTCCAATGGCTGGGACGAGGGCTTCGTGCCCACGAGTTACATCGAGTGCACGCTCTATGCTTAG
- the LOC6736770 gene encoding formin-binding protein 1-like isoform X8 produces MLALLASGLSRSSSNNKLAESENSAQNSNNMSWGTELWDQNENLAIHTNRGIDALDKFANFLRDRVAIETEYAGKLRRLVKNYQPKKKEEEDNEFTSVQAFRNLLKEVGDLAGQREVVSESLQLQIIAGVTLLSKTLREDRKKCLSDGATLQQNLTTQLSSLDRAKRNYEKAYRDSEKAVDSYKRADMDLNLSRAEVERYKNVMTSKIQQSDDAKNEYANQLQKTNNLQQQHYSMLLPSVLNRLQELDEKRTRGFREFIVGAADVESSVAPIIARCMEGIVKAGESINEKEDTFKVIERYQSGFTPPRDIPFEDLSKCDPDSVQESHYSNSTSNHLTIRGTMSANKLKKRVGIFNIFGSNKQRQIIEACITMKNSLTADGQKEDFSDLPPNQRRKKLQAKIAELTQNIAQETKARDGLMKMKIVYEANSSLGNPMTVEGQLNESEHKLEKLKVDLKKYQGFLEKASQVPTATSSPQASRNQLQNGHRTSRHSNGSADDHHDDGDDQPDDAGSLSSSASPESGLGTSHTSLPGSGQGSANENAIGEDTYYETEVETLNPVGKCRALYPFEASSEGSIPMSEGEELQVIEIDQGDGWTRVRRENNSNGWDEGFVPTSYIECTLYA; encoded by the exons GATCAAAACGAGAATCTGGCGATACACACAAACAGAGGCATCGATGCTCTGGACAAGTTTGCCAACTTCTTACGCGATCGAGTGGCCATAGAAACGGAATATGCCGGCAAATTAAG GCGCCTAGTGAAAAACTACCAGCCCaaaaagaaggaggaggaagaCAATGA ATTCACATCGGTGCAAGCGTTCCGCAATCTGCTCAAGGAGGTGGGCGATCTGGCGGGACAGCGCGAGGTGGTGTCCGAGTCCCTGCAGCTGCAGATCATCGCGGGAGTGACGCTTCTGTCCAAGACGTTGCGCGAGGACCGCAAG AAATGCCTTAGCGATGGTGCCACCCTGCAGCAGAACCTCACCACACAGCTCTCCTCGCTGGACCGGGCCAAGCGGAACTACGAGAAGGCCTACCGCGACTCGGAGAAGGCGGTGGACAGCTATAAGCGGGCGGACATGGACCTCAATCTCAGCCGGGCCGAGGTGGAGCGATACAAGAACGTAATGACGTCCAAAATCCAGCAGTCGGACGATGCGAAGAACGAGTACGCCAACCAGCTGCAGAAGACGAAcaatctgcagcagcaacactacAGCATGCTGCTGCCCTCGGTCCTCAATCGGCTGCAGGAGCTGGACGAGAAGCGCACCCGTGGCTTCAGGGAGTTCATTGTGGGAGCGGCGGATGTGGAGTCATCGGTGGCGCCAATCATTGCCCGCTGCATGGAGGGCATCGTGAAGGCCGGCGAGTCCATAAATGAAAAGGAGGATACCTTCAAAGTCATAGAAAG ATATCAATCTGGTTTCACGCCACCAAGGGACATACCCTTCGAGGATCTGTCCAAGTGCGATCCGGATTCCGTGCAGGAGTCGCACTACAGCAACTCGACATCGAACCACCTGACCATTAGGGGCACGATGAGTGCCAACAAGCTGAAGAAACGCGTGGGCATTTTTAACATATTCGGCAGCAATAAG CAACGGCAGATAATTGAAGCCTGTATCACCATGAAG AACTCCCTGACTGCGGATGGACAAAAGGAGGACTTCAGCGATCTGCCAccgaaccaacgaagaaagAAACTGCAGGCGAAGATCGCCGAACTGACACAGAACATCGCCCAGGAAACAAAAGCACGGGATGGCctgatgaagatgaagatcgTCTATGAGGCGAACTCTTCGCTGGGCAACCCCATGACCGTCGAGGGACAACTGAACGAGTCGGAACACAAGTTGGAGAAGCTGAAAGTGGATCTAAAGAAGTACCAGGGCTTCTTGGAGAAGGCCAGTCAAGTGCCGACGGCCACCAGTAGTCCGCAGGCGAGTCGAAATCAATTGCAAAACGGTCACCGAACCTCTAG ACATTCCAATGGCAGTGCCGATGACCATCATGATGATGGCGACGACCAGCCCGATGACGCTGGCAGCTTAAGCAG TTCGGCAAGTCCCGAGAGTGGCCTTGGCACTTCACACACATCCCTGCCAGGATCGGGACAGGGCAGCGCCAACGAAAACGCGATTGGCGAGGATACCTACTACGAAACGGAAGTGGAGACCCTTAATCCGGTGGGAAAATGTCGAGCCCTGTATCCATTTGAAG CCTCCAGCGAGGGAAGCATACCCATGAGTGAGGGCGAGGAGCTGCAAGTGATCGAGATCGACCAAGGCGATGGATGGACGCGGGTGCGGCGGGAGAACAACTCCAATGGCTGGGACGAGGGCTTCGTGCCCACGAGTTACATCGAGTGCACGCTCTATGCTTAG
- the LOC6736770 gene encoding formin-binding protein 1-like isoform X4 produces MLALLASGLSRSSSNNKLAESENSAQNSNNMSWGTELWDQNENLAIHTNRGIDALDKFANFLRDRVAIETEYAGKLRRLVKNYQPKKKEEEDNEFTSVQAFRNLLKEVGDLAGQREVVSESLQLQIIAGVTLLSKTLREDRKKCLSDGATLQQNLTTQLSSLDRAKRNYEKAYRDSEKAVDSYKRADMDLNLSRAEVERYKNVMTSKIQQSDDAKNEYANQLQKTNNLQQQHYSMLLPSVLNRLQELDEKRTRGFREFIVGAADVESSVAPIIARCMEGIVKAGESINEKEDTFKVIERYQSGFTPPRDIPFEDLSKCDPDSVQESHYSNSTSNHLTIRGTMSANKLKKRVGIFNIFGSNKNSLTADGQKEDFSDLPPNQRRKKLQAKIAELTQNIAQETKARDGLMKMKIVYEANSSLGNPMTVEGQLNESEHKLEKLKVDLKKYQGFLEKASQVPTATSSPQASRNQLQNGHRTSRHSNGSADDHHDDGDDQPDDAGSLSRSDSEDNVAQIQNGHNNNNNGSSASPESGLGTSHTSLPGSGQGSANENAIGEDTYYETEVETLNPVGKCRALYPFEASSEGSIPMSEGEELQVIEIDQGDGWTRVRRENNSNGWDEGFVPTSYIECTLYA; encoded by the exons GATCAAAACGAGAATCTGGCGATACACACAAACAGAGGCATCGATGCTCTGGACAAGTTTGCCAACTTCTTACGCGATCGAGTGGCCATAGAAACGGAATATGCCGGCAAATTAAG GCGCCTAGTGAAAAACTACCAGCCCaaaaagaaggaggaggaagaCAATGA ATTCACATCGGTGCAAGCGTTCCGCAATCTGCTCAAGGAGGTGGGCGATCTGGCGGGACAGCGCGAGGTGGTGTCCGAGTCCCTGCAGCTGCAGATCATCGCGGGAGTGACGCTTCTGTCCAAGACGTTGCGCGAGGACCGCAAG AAATGCCTTAGCGATGGTGCCACCCTGCAGCAGAACCTCACCACACAGCTCTCCTCGCTGGACCGGGCCAAGCGGAACTACGAGAAGGCCTACCGCGACTCGGAGAAGGCGGTGGACAGCTATAAGCGGGCGGACATGGACCTCAATCTCAGCCGGGCCGAGGTGGAGCGATACAAGAACGTAATGACGTCCAAAATCCAGCAGTCGGACGATGCGAAGAACGAGTACGCCAACCAGCTGCAGAAGACGAAcaatctgcagcagcaacactacAGCATGCTGCTGCCCTCGGTCCTCAATCGGCTGCAGGAGCTGGACGAGAAGCGCACCCGTGGCTTCAGGGAGTTCATTGTGGGAGCGGCGGATGTGGAGTCATCGGTGGCGCCAATCATTGCCCGCTGCATGGAGGGCATCGTGAAGGCCGGCGAGTCCATAAATGAAAAGGAGGATACCTTCAAAGTCATAGAAAG ATATCAATCTGGTTTCACGCCACCAAGGGACATACCCTTCGAGGATCTGTCCAAGTGCGATCCGGATTCCGTGCAGGAGTCGCACTACAGCAACTCGACATCGAACCACCTGACCATTAGGGGCACGATGAGTGCCAACAAGCTGAAGAAACGCGTGGGCATTTTTAACATATTCGGCAGCAATAAG AACTCCCTGACTGCGGATGGACAAAAGGAGGACTTCAGCGATCTGCCAccgaaccaacgaagaaagAAACTGCAGGCGAAGATCGCCGAACTGACACAGAACATCGCCCAGGAAACAAAAGCACGGGATGGCctgatgaagatgaagatcgTCTATGAGGCGAACTCTTCGCTGGGCAACCCCATGACCGTCGAGGGACAACTGAACGAGTCGGAACACAAGTTGGAGAAGCTGAAAGTGGATCTAAAGAAGTACCAGGGCTTCTTGGAGAAGGCCAGTCAAGTGCCGACGGCCACCAGTAGTCCGCAGGCGAGTCGAAATCAATTGCAAAACGGTCACCGAACCTCTAG ACATTCCAATGGCAGTGCCGATGACCATCATGATGATGGCGACGACCAGCCCGATGACGCTGGCAGCTTAAGCAGGTCAGATTCTGAGGATAATGTGGCGCAAATACAAAATGggcataataataacaataacgg CAGTTCGGCAAGTCCCGAGAGTGGCCTTGGCACTTCACACACATCCCTGCCAGGATCGGGACAGGGCAGCGCCAACGAAAACGCGATTGGCGAGGATACCTACTACGAAACGGAAGTGGAGACCCTTAATCCGGTGGGAAAATGTCGAGCCCTGTATCCATTTGAAG CCTCCAGCGAGGGAAGCATACCCATGAGTGAGGGCGAGGAGCTGCAAGTGATCGAGATCGACCAAGGCGATGGATGGACGCGGGTGCGGCGGGAGAACAACTCCAATGGCTGGGACGAGGGCTTCGTGCCCACGAGTTACATCGAGTGCACGCTCTATGCTTAG
- the LOC6736770 gene encoding formin-binding protein 1-like isoform X10, producing the protein MLALLASGLSRSSSNNKLAESENSAQNSNNMSWGTELWDQNENLAIHTNRGIDALDKFANFLRDRVAIETEYAGKLRRLVKNYQPKKKEEEDNEFTSVQAFRNLLKEVGDLAGQREVVSESLQLQIIAGVTLLSKTLREDRKKCLSDGATLQQNLTTQLSSLDRAKRNYEKAYRDSEKAVDSYKRADMDLNLSRAEVERYKNVMTSKIQQSDDAKNEYANQLQKTNNLQQQHYSMLLPSVLNRLQELDEKRTRGFREFIVGAADVESSVAPIIARCMEGIVKAGESINEKEDTFKVIERYQSGFTPPRDIPFEDLSKCDPDSVQESHYSNSTSNHLTIRGTMSANKLKKRVGIFNIFGSNKNSLTADGQKEDFSDLPPNQRRKKLQAKIAELTQNIAQETKARDGLMKMKIVYEANSSLGNPMTVEGQLNESEHKLEKLKVDLKKYQGFLEKASQVPTATSSPQASRNQLQNGHRTSRHSNGSADDHHDDGDDQPDDAGSLSSSSASPESGLGTSHTSLPGSGQGSANENAIGEDTYYETEVETLNPVGKCRALYPFEASSEGSIPMSEGEELQVIEIDQGDGWTRVRRENNSNGWDEGFVPTSYIECTLYA; encoded by the exons GATCAAAACGAGAATCTGGCGATACACACAAACAGAGGCATCGATGCTCTGGACAAGTTTGCCAACTTCTTACGCGATCGAGTGGCCATAGAAACGGAATATGCCGGCAAATTAAG GCGCCTAGTGAAAAACTACCAGCCCaaaaagaaggaggaggaagaCAATGA ATTCACATCGGTGCAAGCGTTCCGCAATCTGCTCAAGGAGGTGGGCGATCTGGCGGGACAGCGCGAGGTGGTGTCCGAGTCCCTGCAGCTGCAGATCATCGCGGGAGTGACGCTTCTGTCCAAGACGTTGCGCGAGGACCGCAAG AAATGCCTTAGCGATGGTGCCACCCTGCAGCAGAACCTCACCACACAGCTCTCCTCGCTGGACCGGGCCAAGCGGAACTACGAGAAGGCCTACCGCGACTCGGAGAAGGCGGTGGACAGCTATAAGCGGGCGGACATGGACCTCAATCTCAGCCGGGCCGAGGTGGAGCGATACAAGAACGTAATGACGTCCAAAATCCAGCAGTCGGACGATGCGAAGAACGAGTACGCCAACCAGCTGCAGAAGACGAAcaatctgcagcagcaacactacAGCATGCTGCTGCCCTCGGTCCTCAATCGGCTGCAGGAGCTGGACGAGAAGCGCACCCGTGGCTTCAGGGAGTTCATTGTGGGAGCGGCGGATGTGGAGTCATCGGTGGCGCCAATCATTGCCCGCTGCATGGAGGGCATCGTGAAGGCCGGCGAGTCCATAAATGAAAAGGAGGATACCTTCAAAGTCATAGAAAG ATATCAATCTGGTTTCACGCCACCAAGGGACATACCCTTCGAGGATCTGTCCAAGTGCGATCCGGATTCCGTGCAGGAGTCGCACTACAGCAACTCGACATCGAACCACCTGACCATTAGGGGCACGATGAGTGCCAACAAGCTGAAGAAACGCGTGGGCATTTTTAACATATTCGGCAGCAATAAG AACTCCCTGACTGCGGATGGACAAAAGGAGGACTTCAGCGATCTGCCAccgaaccaacgaagaaagAAACTGCAGGCGAAGATCGCCGAACTGACACAGAACATCGCCCAGGAAACAAAAGCACGGGATGGCctgatgaagatgaagatcgTCTATGAGGCGAACTCTTCGCTGGGCAACCCCATGACCGTCGAGGGACAACTGAACGAGTCGGAACACAAGTTGGAGAAGCTGAAAGTGGATCTAAAGAAGTACCAGGGCTTCTTGGAGAAGGCCAGTCAAGTGCCGACGGCCACCAGTAGTCCGCAGGCGAGTCGAAATCAATTGCAAAACGGTCACCGAACCTCTAG ACATTCCAATGGCAGTGCCGATGACCATCATGATGATGGCGACGACCAGCCCGATGACGCTGGCAGCTTAAGCAG CAGTTCGGCAAGTCCCGAGAGTGGCCTTGGCACTTCACACACATCCCTGCCAGGATCGGGACAGGGCAGCGCCAACGAAAACGCGATTGGCGAGGATACCTACTACGAAACGGAAGTGGAGACCCTTAATCCGGTGGGAAAATGTCGAGCCCTGTATCCATTTGAAG CCTCCAGCGAGGGAAGCATACCCATGAGTGAGGGCGAGGAGCTGCAAGTGATCGAGATCGACCAAGGCGATGGATGGACGCGGGTGCGGCGGGAGAACAACTCCAATGGCTGGGACGAGGGCTTCGTGCCCACGAGTTACATCGAGTGCACGCTCTATGCTTAG